In Canis lupus dingo isolate Sandy chromosome 27, ASM325472v2, whole genome shotgun sequence, one genomic interval encodes:
- the WNT1 gene encoding proto-oncogene Wnt-1 isoform X2: MGHWALLPGGVSAALLLALAALPAALAANSSGRWWGIVNVASSTNLLTDSKSLQLVLEPSLQLLSRKQRRLIRQNPGILHSVSGGLQSAVRECKWQFRNRRWNCPTASGPHLFGKIVNRGCRETAFIFAITSAGVTHSVARSCSEGSIESCTCDYRRRGPGGPDWHWGGCSDNIDFGRLFGREFVDSGEKGRDLRFLMNLHNNEAGRTTVFSEMRQECKCHGMSGSCTVRTCWMRLPTLRAVGDVLRDRFDGASRVLYGNRGSNRASRAELLRLEPEDPAHKPPSPHDLVYFEKSPNFCTYSGRLGTAGTAGRACNSSSPALDGCELLCCGRGHRTRTQRVTERCNCTFHWCCHVSCRNCTHTRVLHECL; encoded by the exons GGGCATCGTGAACGTCGCCTCCTCCACGAACCTGCTGACCGACTCCAAGAGTCTGCAACTGGTGCTCGAGCCCAGTCTTCAGCTGCTGAGCCGCAAACAGCGGAGGCTGATCCGTCAGAACCCGGGGATCCTGCACAGCGTGAGCGGGGGGCTGCAGAGCGCGGTGCGAGAGTGCAAGTGGCAGTTCCGCAACCGCCGCTGGAACTGCCCCACGGCTTCGGGGCCCCACCTCTTCGGCAAGATCGTCAACCGAG GCTGTCGGGAAACCGCCTTTATCTTCGCCATCACCTCCGCCGGGGTTACCCATTCAGTGGCACGCTCCTGCTCAGAGGGCTCCATCGAGTCCTGCACGTGCGACTACCGGCGGcgcggccccgggggccccgACTGGCACTGGGGGGGCTGCAGCGACAACATCGACTTCGGCCGCCTCTTCGGCAGGGAGTTTGTGGACTCCGGGGAGAAGGGGCGGGACCTGCGCTTCCTCATGAACCTTCACAACAACGAGGCGGGCCGCACG acGGTGTTCTCCGAGATGCGCCAGGAGTGCAAGTGCCACGGGATGTCGGGCTCGTGCACGGTGCGCACGTGCTGGATGCGGCTGCCCACGCTGCGCGCGGTGGGCGACGTGCTGCGCGACCGCTTCGATGGCGCCTCGCGCGTCCTCTATGGCAACCGCGGCAGCAACCGCGCCTCCCGGGCGGAGCTGCTGCGCCTGGAGCCCGAAGACCCCGCGCACAAGCCGCCCTCCCCCCACGACCTCGTCTACTTTGAGAAATCGCCCAATTTCTGCACCTACAGCGGACGCCTGGGGACGGCGGGCACGGCGGGGCGCGCCTGCAACAGCTCGTCGCCCGCGCTGGACGGCTGCGAGCTGCTCTGCTGCGGCCGGGGCCACCGCACGCGCACACAGCGCGTCACCGAGCGCTGCAACTGCACCTTCCACTGGTGCTGCCACGTCAGCTGCCGCAACTGCACGCACACGCGCGTACTGCACGAGTGTCTGTGA
- the WNT1 gene encoding proto-oncogene Wnt-1 isoform X1, translated as MVRPPRGPRFCRRGAHSRLAPPFLAEPQTQPHAGSHTTGFPASGSQGPGQRPERRQEEGGTPEHFTPWVGMHSRPGFPRPSCPEAVSQGQGGHLACRGIVNVASSTNLLTDSKSLQLVLEPSLQLLSRKQRRLIRQNPGILHSVSGGLQSAVRECKWQFRNRRWNCPTASGPHLFGKIVNRGCRETAFIFAITSAGVTHSVARSCSEGSIESCTCDYRRRGPGGPDWHWGGCSDNIDFGRLFGREFVDSGEKGRDLRFLMNLHNNEAGRTTVFSEMRQECKCHGMSGSCTVRTCWMRLPTLRAVGDVLRDRFDGASRVLYGNRGSNRASRAELLRLEPEDPAHKPPSPHDLVYFEKSPNFCTYSGRLGTAGTAGRACNSSSPALDGCELLCCGRGHRTRTQRVTERCNCTFHWCCHVSCRNCTHTRVLHECL; from the exons ATGGTCCGCCCGCCGCGCGGCCCACGATTCTGCAGGCGGGGAGCCCACTCCCGTCTAGCACCGCCCTTCCTCGCTGAGCCCCAAACCCAGCCTCACGCTGGTAGCCACACCACAGGTTTCCCTGCCTCGGGAAGCCAAGGGCCAGGCCAGCGCCCAGAAAGGAGGCAAGAAGAGGGTGGGACTCCTGAGCATTTCACGCCTTGGGTGGGCATGCACTCCAGGCCGGGATTTCCTCGCCCAAGCTGCCCGGAAGCAGTCTCCCAGGGCCAAGGTGGACATCTCGCCTGCAG GGGCATCGTGAACGTCGCCTCCTCCACGAACCTGCTGACCGACTCCAAGAGTCTGCAACTGGTGCTCGAGCCCAGTCTTCAGCTGCTGAGCCGCAAACAGCGGAGGCTGATCCGTCAGAACCCGGGGATCCTGCACAGCGTGAGCGGGGGGCTGCAGAGCGCGGTGCGAGAGTGCAAGTGGCAGTTCCGCAACCGCCGCTGGAACTGCCCCACGGCTTCGGGGCCCCACCTCTTCGGCAAGATCGTCAACCGAG GCTGTCGGGAAACCGCCTTTATCTTCGCCATCACCTCCGCCGGGGTTACCCATTCAGTGGCACGCTCCTGCTCAGAGGGCTCCATCGAGTCCTGCACGTGCGACTACCGGCGGcgcggccccgggggccccgACTGGCACTGGGGGGGCTGCAGCGACAACATCGACTTCGGCCGCCTCTTCGGCAGGGAGTTTGTGGACTCCGGGGAGAAGGGGCGGGACCTGCGCTTCCTCATGAACCTTCACAACAACGAGGCGGGCCGCACG acGGTGTTCTCCGAGATGCGCCAGGAGTGCAAGTGCCACGGGATGTCGGGCTCGTGCACGGTGCGCACGTGCTGGATGCGGCTGCCCACGCTGCGCGCGGTGGGCGACGTGCTGCGCGACCGCTTCGATGGCGCCTCGCGCGTCCTCTATGGCAACCGCGGCAGCAACCGCGCCTCCCGGGCGGAGCTGCTGCGCCTGGAGCCCGAAGACCCCGCGCACAAGCCGCCCTCCCCCCACGACCTCGTCTACTTTGAGAAATCGCCCAATTTCTGCACCTACAGCGGACGCCTGGGGACGGCGGGCACGGCGGGGCGCGCCTGCAACAGCTCGTCGCCCGCGCTGGACGGCTGCGAGCTGCTCTGCTGCGGCCGGGGCCACCGCACGCGCACACAGCGCGTCACCGAGCGCTGCAACTGCACCTTCCACTGGTGCTGCCACGTCAGCTGCCGCAACTGCACGCACACGCGCGTACTGCACGAGTGTCTGTGA